The following are encoded in a window of Streptomyces sp. Go-475 genomic DNA:
- a CDS encoding ATP-binding cassette domain-containing protein, with translation MNQHWTSQSDVPEGEHTVRIHGLTVSAPGGRLLLDRAGLELAPGRVTAVVGPSGCGKTTLLRAVTGALPPGTERTAGTVTVLGQDPLTLPAPALRALRRDRLAYVAQDPGSALNPRMKVRRLLAEVAVDPSPGAILGQLDEVRLPTGDGLPDRRIGALSGGQQRRVALARALARRPAVLLLDEPTAGLDPALRDEIADLLRHLAERHRIAVALSCHDTDLVTRLADDVVDLTGTNPRPTAGSGPAVQETSSSTGSDSGGASTAAGRGAAPGRGAPLLTATGLRAAHTHRGRRVPVLHGIDLGLAAGGSLGVVGASGSGKTTLLRTLVGLHRPTAGTVSLHGTPLAPGASRRSRDQRRRLQLVPQDPLGTLNPGRTVGAALRRPLLLHRRTGRAEAPARVRELLDQVGLPATAADRYPHELSGGQRQRVAIARALAADPDVLFCDEVTSALDAETAVAVMDLLTELRDRRGLALVLVSHDLRLVADRTEELIVMSEGRVTEAGPTRRLLGTPEEGLASPSAAGIE, from the coding sequence TCCGCCCCCGGCGGCCGCCTCCTGCTGGACCGGGCCGGCCTGGAGCTGGCCCCCGGCCGTGTCACGGCCGTCGTCGGACCCTCCGGCTGCGGCAAGACGACCCTGCTGCGGGCCGTCACCGGTGCGCTGCCGCCGGGCACCGAGCGCACCGCGGGCACCGTCACCGTCCTCGGCCAGGACCCGCTCACCCTGCCCGCACCCGCCCTGCGCGCCCTGCGCCGCGACCGGCTCGCCTACGTCGCCCAGGACCCGGGCTCCGCCCTCAACCCGCGCATGAAGGTGCGCCGTCTGCTCGCCGAGGTCGCCGTCGACCCGAGCCCCGGGGCGATCCTCGGGCAGCTCGACGAGGTGCGGCTGCCCACCGGCGACGGCCTGCCGGACCGCCGGATCGGCGCGCTGTCCGGCGGTCAGCAACGCCGCGTGGCGCTCGCCCGCGCGCTGGCCCGCCGCCCCGCCGTCCTCCTCCTCGACGAACCCACCGCCGGACTCGACCCCGCTCTGCGCGACGAGATCGCCGACCTGCTGCGCCACCTCGCCGAACGGCACCGGATCGCCGTCGCCCTGTCCTGCCACGACACCGACCTGGTCACCCGGCTCGCCGACGACGTCGTGGACCTGACGGGCACGAACCCCCGGCCGACCGCGGGCAGCGGCCCGGCCGTCCAAGAGACGTCGTCCTCGACGGGGTCCGATTCCGGCGGGGCGTCAACTGCGGCGGGGCGTGGGGCCGCCCCCGGCCGGGGCGCGCCCCTGCTCACCGCGACCGGCCTCCGCGCCGCCCACACCCACCGCGGCCGACGCGTCCCCGTGCTGCACGGCATCGATCTCGGGCTCGCCGCCGGGGGCAGCCTGGGGGTCGTCGGGGCCTCCGGCTCGGGCAAGACGACCCTGCTGCGCACCCTCGTCGGGCTGCACCGCCCCACGGCCGGCACGGTCAGCCTGCACGGCACGCCGCTCGCCCCCGGCGCGTCCCGCCGCTCCCGCGACCAGCGCCGCCGCCTCCAACTGGTGCCGCAGGACCCGCTCGGCACCCTCAACCCGGGCCGCACGGTCGGTGCCGCCCTGCGGCGCCCGCTCCTGCTGCACCGCCGGACCGGCCGCGCGGAGGCTCCCGCCCGGGTGCGGGAACTCCTGGACCAGGTCGGCCTGCCCGCGACGGCCGCCGACCGCTACCCCCACGAGCTGTCCGGCGGGCAGCGCCAGCGCGTCGCCATCGCGCGGGCCCTGGCCGCCGACCCCGACGTGCTGTTCTGCGACGAGGTCACCTCCGCGCTCGACGCGGAGACGGCCGTCGCCGTGATGGACCTGCTGACGGAGCTGCGGGACCGGCGCGGCCTGGCCCTGGTGCTCGTCAGCCACGATCTGCGCCTGGTCGCCGACCGCACCGAGGAGCTGATCGTCATGTCCGAGGGCCGGGTGACCGAGGCCGGCCCCACGCGGCGGCTGCTCGGTACGCCGGAGGAGGGACTCGCCAGCCCCTCGGCGGCGGGGATCGAGTAG
- a CDS encoding lysylphosphatidylglycerol synthase domain-containing protein produces MSQLQLETLPAPLPATPCPAAPRRSPAARLVRPALVLLPLLLVGGWALVDRRAAYAGAARLAAADPWWLLAAFCFTCLTWVAAACVRQGALPERLPPGPLVASQFAAGAANQVLPAGLGAHAVTLRFLQRRGIALPRATASLALYSLVRPVAKTLVLLVFLVAFPDVLRLGALLPDDRTLLLAAGAAVLALAAGAGLLVTVPALRRPALGFLRTALTDARELHTRPARVLALWGGAAATPLLQGSVIATVGFSLGLPLSWAQVVLALLVAGAAAGAVPAPGGIGPVDAALVFTMAAFGAPVGTATATVIGYRVLTVWLPLLPGALVLSALLHRKVL; encoded by the coding sequence GTGTCCCAGCTCCAGCTCGAAACACTCCCCGCACCGCTCCCCGCCACCCCCTGCCCCGCCGCCCCGCGCCGCTCCCCCGCCGCCCGTCTCGTCCGCCCGGCCCTGGTCCTGCTCCCGCTGCTGCTGGTCGGGGGGTGGGCCCTGGTCGACCGGCGGGCCGCCTACGCGGGTGCCGCGCGGCTGGCCGCCGCCGACCCCTGGTGGCTGCTCGCCGCGTTCTGCTTCACCTGCCTGACCTGGGTGGCCGCCGCCTGCGTCCGGCAGGGCGCCCTGCCGGAGCGGCTGCCGCCCGGCCCGCTGGTGGCCTCGCAGTTCGCCGCCGGTGCCGCGAACCAGGTGCTGCCGGCGGGCCTCGGCGCGCACGCCGTGACGCTGCGCTTCCTGCAGCGCCGCGGCATCGCCCTCCCCCGGGCCACCGCGTCGCTCGCCCTGTACTCGCTGGTCAGGCCGGTCGCCAAGACGCTGGTGCTGCTGGTGTTCCTGGTGGCGTTCCCGGACGTCCTGCGGCTCGGCGCGCTCCTCCCCGACGACCGCACGCTGCTCCTGGCGGCGGGCGCTGCCGTGCTCGCGCTCGCCGCGGGCGCCGGGCTGCTGGTGACCGTACCGGCTCTGCGCCGTCCCGCCCTCGGCTTCCTGCGCACCGCCCTGACCGACGCCCGCGAGCTGCACACCCGCCCCGCCCGTGTGCTCGCCCTGTGGGGCGGTGCGGCGGCCACCCCGCTGCTCCAGGGCAGCGTGATCGCCACGGTCGGGTTCTCGCTCGGGCTGCCGCTGTCCTGGGCGCAGGTGGTCCTCGCGCTGCTGGTGGCGGGCGCCGCGGCCGGGGCCGTGCCGGCGCCGGGCGGGATCGGCCCCGTGGACGCGGCGCTGGTGTTCACCATGGCCGCGTTCGGAGCGCCCGTGGGCACGGCCACGGCCACCGTCATCGGCTACCGCGTCCTGACGGTGTGGCTGCCGCTGCTGCCGGGCGCCCTCGTGCTGTCGGCGCTCCTGCACCGCAAGGTGCTCTGA
- a CDS encoding FAD:protein FMN transferase, giving the protein MRRVEHVMGFPVSVRIDDEGFPGAPVDDLFAWLREVDARFSPFRPDSEVSRLDRGEVTAPSPDLREVLELCEEYRTATGGAFDVRLPGRGLDPCAVVKGWSVQKGAELLSAAGARRFCLNAGGDVIAAGGPWRVGVRHPEHADRLCAVLDLTDRAVATSARYERGDHILDARTGRPATGLLSLTVVAPTLTEADSAATAAFALGPEGVRWAAAREHCEVFAVDAERRVLRSPGFPTVGVEAA; this is encoded by the coding sequence ATGCGGCGCGTCGAACACGTCATGGGGTTCCCGGTGTCGGTCCGGATCGACGACGAGGGCTTCCCCGGGGCGCCGGTGGACGACCTGTTCGCGTGGCTGCGGGAGGTCGACGCGCGGTTCAGCCCGTTCCGGCCGGACAGCGAGGTGTCGCGGCTGGACCGCGGGGAGGTGACGGCACCGAGCCCGGACCTCCGCGAGGTCCTGGAGCTGTGCGAGGAGTACCGGACCGCGACCGGAGGCGCCTTCGACGTCCGGCTGCCCGGCCGGGGCCTGGACCCCTGCGCCGTGGTGAAGGGCTGGTCGGTGCAGAAGGGGGCGGAGCTGCTGTCGGCGGCCGGGGCGCGGCGCTTCTGCCTCAACGCGGGCGGCGACGTGATCGCCGCCGGCGGCCCCTGGCGGGTGGGCGTCCGCCACCCGGAACACGCCGACCGGCTGTGCGCGGTCCTGGACCTCACGGACCGGGCCGTCGCCACGTCCGCCCGCTACGAGCGCGGCGACCACATCCTCGACGCCCGCACGGGCCGCCCGGCGACCGGCCTGCTCAGCCTGACCGTCGTGGCCCCCACCCTGACCGAGGCCGACTCGGCCGCCACGGCGGCGTTCGCCCTCGGCCCGGAGGGCGTGCGATGGGCGGCGGCCCGGGAGCACTGCGAGGTGTTCGCGGTGGACGCGGAGCGACGGGTGCTGCGGAGTCCGGGGTTCCCGACGGTGGGGGTGGAAGCGGCGTAG
- a CDS encoding FMN-binding protein, with amino-acid sequence MKRALPVLVLSVAGLIPVWRYAPSHDTGSSSTATEAAAPASTPSVSSSPGPGGTTSTVVSGSTIDTEKGPVQVEVTFSGDRIASVRMLRQPNHPQTTAAVPKLIEETLRAQSADIDTVSGATITSDGYKESLQAAIDAKG; translated from the coding sequence GTGAAGCGAGCCCTGCCCGTCCTCGTCCTCAGCGTCGCGGGCCTGATCCCGGTCTGGCGGTACGCGCCGTCGCACGACACCGGGTCGTCGTCGACCGCCACGGAGGCCGCCGCGCCGGCCTCGACGCCCTCGGTCTCCTCGTCCCCAGGGCCCGGCGGCACGACGTCCACGGTCGTGTCGGGGTCGACGATCGACACGGAGAAGGGGCCGGTGCAGGTCGAGGTCACCTTCTCCGGCGACCGAATCGCCTCGGTGCGGATGCTCCGGCAGCCGAACCATCCGCAGACCACGGCCGCCGTGCCGAAGCTGATCGAGGAGACGCTGCGGGCGCAGAGCGCCGACATCGACACGGTGTCCGGCGCCACGATCACCAGCGACGGCTACAAGGAGTCGCTCCAGGCCGCGATCGACGCGAAGGGCTGA
- a CDS encoding ferredoxin reductase family protein, whose protein sequence is MVGRTGLYAVLLANAVVVTVFFVQAGFASNALIVLGRLTGLFGALLMAFQLLLVARLPWFDRRIGMDRLTSWHRWTGFSVLWLLLAHVVFIVFGYAQASSLDPVNQLVDLAETVEGVLRAIVALAIIIVVGVVSARSARRRLAYETWHFIHLYTYGAVVLAFTHQVAAGTTFTSSAAAKTYWYAVWGVALASVFTGRLVLPLWRNWRHRFRVTAVVPENDDVVSIYVTGRDLDRLPARAGQFFLWRFLTKDRWWQANPFSLSAAPDGRTLRLTAKRAGDGSAALRHLKVGTRVFAEGPYGAFTTLHRTRPDALLIAGGVGVTPIRALLEELHGHAVVIYRVATDQDAVLYDELRDLAVAKGAELHLVTGPPVPDRLAPGELARLVPDIAGRDVYLCGPPPMMNAVLGSLRELGVPKPQLHFERFSLAG, encoded by the coding sequence GTGGTGGGCCGCACCGGCCTGTACGCGGTGCTGCTCGCCAACGCGGTCGTGGTGACCGTCTTCTTCGTCCAGGCCGGTTTCGCGTCGAACGCGCTGATCGTGCTGGGCCGGCTGACGGGCCTGTTCGGGGCGTTGCTCATGGCGTTCCAGCTGCTGCTGGTGGCACGGCTGCCGTGGTTCGACCGGCGGATCGGCATGGACCGGCTGACGTCCTGGCACCGCTGGACGGGCTTCTCGGTGCTGTGGCTGCTGCTGGCGCACGTCGTGTTCATCGTCTTCGGCTACGCGCAGGCCTCGTCCCTGGACCCGGTGAACCAGCTGGTGGACCTCGCCGAGACGGTCGAGGGCGTGCTGCGGGCGATCGTCGCGCTGGCGATCATCATCGTGGTCGGGGTGGTCTCGGCCCGCTCCGCCCGGCGCCGGCTGGCCTACGAGACCTGGCACTTCATCCACCTGTACACCTATGGGGCGGTGGTGCTGGCGTTCACGCACCAGGTCGCGGCGGGCACGACGTTCACCTCCTCGGCGGCGGCGAAGACGTACTGGTACGCCGTGTGGGGCGTGGCCCTCGCCTCGGTGTTCACGGGCCGGCTGGTGCTGCCGCTGTGGCGGAACTGGCGCCACCGGTTCCGTGTGACGGCCGTCGTCCCGGAGAACGACGACGTCGTCTCGATCTACGTCACCGGCCGCGACCTGGACCGGCTGCCCGCCCGGGCCGGGCAGTTCTTCCTGTGGCGGTTCCTGACGAAGGACCGCTGGTGGCAGGCGAACCCGTTCTCGCTGTCCGCCGCCCCCGACGGCCGCACGCTCCGGCTCACCGCCAAGCGGGCGGGCGACGGCAGCGCCGCCCTGCGGCACCTCAAGGTCGGCACCCGCGTCTTCGCCGAGGGCCCCTACGGCGCCTTCACCACCCTGCACCGCACCCGTCCGGACGCCCTCCTCATCGCCGGCGGCGTCGGTGTCACCCCGATCCGGGCCCTGCTGGAGGAACTGCACGGCCACGCGGTCGTGATCTACCGGGTCGCCACGGACCAGGACGCGGTCCTCTACGACGAGCTGCGCGATCTCGCCGTCGCCAAGGGCGCCGAACTGCACCTGGTCACGGGCCCGCCGGTACCCGACCGGCTGGCGCCGGGGGAGCTGGCGCGGCTGGTGCCGGACATCGCCGGGCGGGACGTCTACCTGTGCGGTCCGCCGCCGATGATGAACGCGGTGCTCGGCAGCCTGCGCGAGCTGGGCGTGCCCAAGCCGCAGCTCCACTTCGAACGCTTCAGCCTGGCCGGATGA
- a CDS encoding response regulator transcription factor, producing the protein MEKVRLLVVDDDPPIADLVATVARYEGWEAVTAYTGEDALRRAAEFHPDIVVLDLMLPGVDGFGVLDRLRASGTMVPVVFLTARDGVADRVAGLTRGGDDYLVKPFAVEELMARLRTVLRRSAGPAFQRSVLQVGDLTMDEDTREVRRGERLLSLTPTEYEVLRYLMRKSPTVLTKAQILDHVWEYGFGGRSNVVELVVSRLRRKLDETDDGAAPLIHTVRGFGYVLRQASE; encoded by the coding sequence GTGGAAAAAGTACGACTGCTCGTCGTCGACGACGACCCGCCGATCGCCGACCTCGTCGCGACCGTCGCCCGCTACGAGGGCTGGGAGGCGGTCACCGCGTACACCGGCGAGGACGCGCTGCGGCGGGCCGCCGAGTTCCACCCGGACATCGTGGTGCTCGACCTGATGCTGCCCGGCGTGGACGGCTTCGGCGTCCTGGACCGGCTGCGCGCCTCCGGCACGATGGTGCCGGTGGTGTTCCTGACCGCGCGGGACGGTGTCGCCGACCGGGTCGCCGGCCTCACCCGGGGCGGCGACGACTACCTGGTCAAGCCGTTCGCCGTGGAGGAGCTGATGGCCCGGTTGCGGACGGTGCTGCGGCGCAGCGCCGGACCCGCCTTCCAGCGGTCCGTGCTCCAGGTCGGCGACCTCACCATGGACGAGGACACCCGCGAGGTGCGGCGCGGCGAGCGGCTGCTGTCGCTGACCCCGACCGAGTACGAGGTGCTGCGCTACCTGATGCGCAAGTCGCCCACCGTGCTCACCAAGGCGCAGATCCTCGACCACGTGTGGGAGTACGGCTTCGGCGGCCGCTCCAACGTCGTCGAGCTGGTCGTGAGCCGGCTGCGCCGCAAGCTCGACGAGACCGACGACGGCGCCGCCCCGCTGATCCACACCGTGCGCGGCTTCGGGTACGTGCTGCGGCAGGCCTCCGAGTGA